One region of Bosea sp. 29B genomic DNA includes:
- a CDS encoding 3-keto-5-aminohexanoate cleavage protein, producing the protein MKTPIWIEAAINGPWGQERQPGIPIAIPDIVADGIAVVEAGAAIVHLHVYDVETGRQRDDWELYAQAIEGIRAKVDAIVYPTIPILGSGYAGDMIGSGRYTHLEELAKRGLVEWGVLDPGSCNWTTFAGIPGGEAGFIYQNPGEHIREGMAVVQAHRIHPSYAIYEPGFTRLGAALAQAYPGMPTPIYQLMFSDAFAWGFPPKPYALEAHLALLAECAPQAPVMIAGLGVDLSEIVAPAVARGVHVRAGLEDAPFGETRSNAELIVDMVRKVEAAGGRPASVADVRASLAAIAQAGRS; encoded by the coding sequence ATGAAGACCCCGATCTGGATCGAAGCCGCGATCAACGGGCCCTGGGGTCAGGAGCGCCAGCCCGGCATTCCGATCGCGATACCCGATATCGTCGCCGACGGGATCGCCGTGGTCGAGGCCGGCGCCGCGATCGTCCATCTGCATGTCTATGATGTCGAGACCGGCCGCCAGCGCGACGACTGGGAGCTCTATGCCCAGGCGATCGAAGGGATCAGGGCCAAGGTCGACGCGATCGTCTACCCGACGATTCCCATCCTCGGCTCGGGTTATGCCGGCGACATGATCGGCTCGGGCCGTTACACGCATCTGGAGGAACTGGCCAAGCGGGGCCTCGTCGAATGGGGCGTGCTCGATCCCGGCTCCTGCAACTGGACGACCTTCGCCGGCATTCCGGGCGGCGAGGCCGGCTTCATCTACCAGAATCCCGGCGAGCATATCCGCGAGGGGATGGCGGTGGTGCAGGCGCACAGGATCCACCCGAGCTACGCGATCTACGAGCCCGGCTTCACCCGGCTCGGCGCGGCGCTGGCGCAGGCCTATCCCGGCATGCCGACGCCGATCTACCAGCTGATGTTTTCCGACGCCTTTGCCTGGGGCTTTCCGCCGAAGCCTTATGCGCTGGAAGCTCATCTTGCTCTGCTGGCGGAGTGTGCGCCGCAGGCCCCGGTGATGATCGCCGGGCTCGGCGTCGATCTCAGCGAGATCGTCGCCCCGGCGGTCGCGCGCGGCGTTCATGTCCGTGCCGGACTGGAGGACGCGCCATTCGGCGAGACGCGCAGCAATGCCGAGCTGATCGTCGACATGGTCCGCAAGGTAGAGGCGGCCGGCGGCCGGCCGGCAAGCGTGGCGGATGTCAGGGCGAGCCTTGCGGCGATCGCGCAGGCCGGGCGGTCCTGA
- a CDS encoding aa3-type cytochrome c oxidase subunit IV, producing MADHGHAADIPQMDYPEHERTYTGFVHFAEVGTLACLAIVGALAVGGTKHAWGTAIIGTLLTLVGTGIGIAAPSIGWRATLVPFVLMLLALLLY from the coding sequence ATGGCCGACCACGGACACGCCGCCGACATTCCGCAGATGGACTATCCGGAGCATGAGCGCACCTATACGGGCTTCGTGCACTTCGCCGAGGTCGGCACGCTCGCCTGCCTCGCCATCGTCGGGGCGCTCGCGGTCGGCGGCACCAAGCATGCCTGGGGCACGGCCATCATCGGCACGCTGCTGACCCTGGTCGGCACCGGCATCGGCATCGCCGCCCCGTCGATCGGCTGGCGCGCGACGCTCGTTCCCTTCGTCCTCATGCTGCTGGCGCTGCTGCTCTACTGA
- a CDS encoding type II toxin-antitoxin system death-on-curing family toxin has protein sequence MTEPVWVSVELVIDIHAEQLALFGGPAGIRDQGLLESALARAPNKYAYGERDLAALAATYAFGVARNHPFVDGNKRAAFASMIVFLGLNGIDFLVPEPEATAAILALAAGEVEEEGLTRWIRDNWPKDAPA, from the coding sequence ATGACCGAACCGGTCTGGGTCAGCGTCGAGCTGGTGATTGATATCCATGCCGAGCAGCTCGCGCTGTTCGGCGGGCCGGCTGGCATTCGCGATCAAGGGCTCCTGGAATCGGCGCTGGCGCGCGCGCCGAACAAATATGCGTATGGCGAGCGCGATCTAGCCGCTCTCGCGGCGACTTATGCCTTTGGCGTGGCGCGCAACCATCCTTTCGTCGACGGCAACAAGCGGGCCGCTTTCGCCTCCATGATCGTTTTCCTCGGGCTCAACGGCATCGACTTCCTCGTGCCCGAACCGGAAGCGACTGCCGCCATCCTCGCGCTCGCAGCCGGCGAGGTCGAGGAGGAGGGGCTGACGCGCTGGATCCGCGACAACTGGCCGAAGGATGCCCCGGCATGA
- a CDS encoding alpha/beta fold hydrolase: MRRILKLLAIGAFCAYGAVLALLYVKQRELLYPRNPARVEIASANLPGVEETVLTAADGETLIAWVVPPREGKPVLLFFHGNAGNFGRAIRQTRFRALTQDGTGLFAVNYRGYGGSTGSPSEDGLAQDARAAYAAAVARFGAERLVGYGESLGTGVVVKLAAEAPLRAVILEAPYLSTAAVAQQLYPYIPIGLFMHDQFHSDRVIDKVKAPLLVLHGERDGVIPFSQGEALFALANPPKRLIRFPEGNHENLPAHGSVPEIRRFLADLGTSRLAGSQAVTAAAQ; encoded by the coding sequence ATGCGCAGGATCCTGAAGCTTCTCGCCATCGGCGCGTTCTGCGCCTATGGCGCCGTGCTGGCGCTGCTCTACGTCAAACAGCGCGAGCTGCTGTATCCGCGCAATCCGGCCCGGGTGGAGATCGCCAGCGCCAATCTGCCGGGCGTCGAGGAGACGGTGCTGACGGCAGCCGATGGCGAGACGCTGATCGCCTGGGTGGTGCCGCCGCGCGAGGGCAAGCCGGTCCTGCTGTTCTTTCACGGCAATGCCGGCAATTTCGGCCGGGCGATCCGGCAGACGCGTTTCCGCGCCCTGACGCAGGACGGCACAGGCCTGTTCGCGGTCAATTATCGCGGCTATGGCGGCTCGACAGGCTCACCCAGCGAAGACGGTTTGGCGCAGGATGCACGCGCCGCCTATGCCGCGGCCGTGGCGCGCTTCGGTGCGGAGCGATTGGTCGGCTACGGCGAGTCGCTCGGCACCGGCGTGGTGGTGAAGCTGGCGGCGGAGGCTCCGCTCAGGGCGGTGATCCTGGAGGCGCCCTATCTTTCGACCGCTGCGGTTGCGCAGCAGCTCTATCCTTACATCCCGATCGGGCTGTTCATGCACGATCAGTTCCATTCCGACCGGGTCATCGACAAGGTCAAGGCGCCCCTGCTCGTTCTGCACGGCGAGCGTGACGGTGTCATCCCGTTCAGCCAGGGCGAAGCGCTGTTTGCGCTCGCCAATCCGCCGAAGCGCCTCATCCGCTTCCCGGAAGGCAATCACGAGAACCTGCCGGCGCATGGCTCGGTGCCGGAGATCAGGCGCTTCCTCGCCGATCTCGGCACCAGCCGGCTGGCCGGCAGCCAGGCGGTGACCGCAGCGGCGCAGTAG
- a CDS encoding AarF/UbiB family protein, whose protein sequence is MSERDSEANRFSARAARYARVGANVGGVAARIAGTKLFGLEGRNATNAEALAKALGGLKGPLMKVAQLVATIPDVVPPEYAAELQKLQSEAPPMGAAFVKRRMQAELGANWRERFGEFDLKPAAAASLGQVHRATTLDGVRVACKLQYPDMESAVEADISQLEILFGLHRRMGAVIDTSEIAKEISARVREELDYRREAKHVALYQNMLAATPEVRVPDVVPELSTRRLLTMGWLDGDKILNHKQASQQVRDRISTAMFRAWWRPFSHHGVIHGDPHLGNYTVFQDGGEPAGINLLDYGCIRIFPPSFVGGVVDLYRGLLEGEEARVVHAYEVWGFKGLTKELIDTLNIWAKFIYGPLLEDRTRRIAEGVKPSEYGRKQAFQVHSALKARGPVTVPREFVFMDRAAIGLGGVFLHLDAELNFHRLFEQEIEAFSVARVASEQGAALAAAGLQNS, encoded by the coding sequence ATGTCCGAACGTGATAGCGAAGCCAACCGATTCTCCGCCCGCGCGGCGCGCTATGCCCGCGTCGGCGCCAATGTCGGCGGCGTGGCGGCGCGGATCGCCGGCACCAAGCTGTTTGGGCTGGAGGGCCGCAACGCCACCAATGCCGAAGCACTGGCCAAGGCGCTGGGTGGGCTGAAGGGCCCGCTGATGAAGGTGGCGCAGCTCGTCGCCACCATCCCCGACGTGGTGCCGCCGGAATACGCCGCCGAATTGCAGAAGCTGCAATCGGAGGCGCCTCCGATGGGGGCGGCCTTCGTCAAGCGCCGGATGCAGGCCGAGCTCGGCGCGAACTGGCGCGAGCGCTTCGGCGAGTTCGACCTCAAGCCGGCTGCGGCGGCCTCGCTCGGGCAGGTGCATCGGGCGACAACCCTCGACGGCGTCCGGGTCGCCTGCAAGCTGCAATACCCCGACATGGAATCGGCTGTCGAAGCCGACATCTCGCAGCTCGAAATCCTGTTCGGACTGCACCGGCGCATGGGCGCGGTGATCGACACCAGCGAGATCGCCAAGGAGATCAGCGCCCGCGTCCGCGAGGAGCTCGACTATCGCCGCGAGGCCAAGCATGTCGCGCTCTACCAGAATATGCTGGCGGCGACGCCGGAGGTGCGCGTGCCGGATGTCGTGCCGGAGCTGTCGACGCGCCGGCTCCTGACCATGGGCTGGCTCGATGGCGACAAGATCCTGAACCACAAGCAGGCGAGCCAGCAGGTCCGCGACCGGATCTCGACCGCGATGTTCCGGGCCTGGTGGCGGCCGTTCAGCCATCACGGCGTGATCCATGGCGACCCGCATCTCGGCAACTACACGGTCTTCCAGGATGGCGGCGAGCCCGCGGGCATCAACCTGCTCGACTATGGCTGCATCCGCATCTTCCCGCCGAGCTTCGTCGGCGGCGTCGTCGATCTCTATCGCGGCCTGCTCGAAGGCGAGGAGGCCCGCGTCGTCCATGCCTATGAGGTCTGGGGCTTCAAGGGCCTGACCAAGGAGCTGATCGACACCCTCAACATCTGGGCGAAGTTCATCTACGGCCCGCTGCTGGAGGATCGCACACGCCGCATCGCCGAGGGCGTCAAACCGTCGGAGTATGGCCGCAAGCAGGCCTTCCAGGTCCATTCGGCGCTGAAGGCGCGGGGGCCGGTGACGGTGCCGCGCGAGTTCGTCTTCATGGACCGCGCCGCGATCGGCCTTGGCGGCGTCTTCCTGCATCTCGATGCCGAGCTCAACTTCCACCGGCTGTTCGAGCAGGAGATCGAGGCCTTCAGCGTCGCCAGAGTGGCGAGCGAGCAGGGCGCTGCGCTGGCTGCGGCCGGTCTTCAGAACTCCTGA